From the genome of Rathayibacter sp. VKM Ac-2804:
GGCAGAACTACAACGAGGACGTCTTCGTCCCCGCCGCGACGGAGCAGAACCCGGACTGGTCCTGGTGGCCGGTCACGCAGCAGTCGTTCAACATCCTCAGCGACGGATTCCGGAAGAAGGCGTCCGGGACCACCCTCGTCGACGCCGTGGCGCAGGCGGAGCAGCAGATCATCACGGTCTTCCAGAACAAGGGCCTCAGCATCAGGAAGGCCTCCGCATGACCACCACGACCTCCCCCGCCGCCGCCGCGGTCGCCGCCACCTCGAAGGCGCCCGGCGCCTCGAAGCGGAGCCGCGCGGTCACCCGCGCCCCGTGGATCCTGCTCGCGCCCTTCCTCGCGCTCTTCGTCCTCACCTTCATCATCCCGATCGTCGTCGCCATCGGCTCGAGCTTCACGAGGGTGACCCGCTCGGGCCTCTTCGGCGAGGCGGGCGTGACCAGCGGCTTCGCCGGCTTCGACAACTACGCCCAGGCCCTCGCCGACGGCAACTTCATCGCCTCGATCGGCCGGATGTTCCTCTTCGGCATCGTGCAGGTGCCGATCATGATCGCGCTGTGCACGGTGCTCGCGCTGATGCTCGAGTCCGCGTCCGCGCGCTTCCCGGGCTTCTTCCGTGCCGCCTACTTCCTGCCCTACGGCGTGCCCGGCGTCATCGCCACGATCCTGTGGTCGTTCCTCTACGTGCCCGGGCTCAGCCCGATCATCGACGCAGCGAACGTGGTCGGCCTCG
Proteins encoded in this window:
- a CDS encoding sugar ABC transporter permease produces the protein MTTTTSPAAAAVAATSKAPGASKRSRAVTRAPWILLAPFLALFVLTFIIPIVVAIGSSFTRVTRSGLFGEAGVTSGFAGFDNYAQALADGNFIASIGRMFLFGIVQVPIMIALCTVLALMLESASARFPGFFRAAYFLPYGVPGVIATILWSFLYVPGLSPIIDAANVVGLDPDFLGANSVLWSIANISLWSYTGYNMLIIVAQLKSIPVELYEAAKVDGASTWRVARSIQLPLIRPALVLTTIFSIIGTLQLFAEAQVLKTVAPAIDSQYTPNLSAYTTAFAYNDYNVAAAQAVLIALVAFALSFTFLSISNRKSS